The genomic segment tctttcaaggTATGCTGACCTGAAGAACAACAGATTGACAAATTATACTTTCAGCTTTGATCAAATGCTTAATGACAAGGTACTGGAAATTCCACCTAGTTTACATATTTGCATAGCAGTCACCTACCATGCTTATTGATCATATGTCATGAGCAGGGAAATACAGCCGTTTACCTTCTTTACGCCCATGCTCGGATCTGTTCTATCATCAGAAAGTCTGGCAAAGATATAGAGGAGCTGAAAAAGGTACTTTTAGCCGCACGAACGTAAATCACTTCATTTTGTTCTTTGCTCGACTTGGCTGCACCTGAACCATTGTCTCTATTAAGGAAGTGCTACATTAAAATCTATCTAATTTGAAAGCTTAAACAATTTCCAGAAGTGTTACAACTGTTAACTCCATGCCAGTGCTATAGTTTGTGCTATCTTTGACATTATCATAATTAATGAATCGGCGTACACCTACGTAGACCATTATTAGTTCCTACCTTACGCAGTACGATGAAGAGTTATTCTTATGTTTCAATATCTGCTTCATTGCAGACTGGAAATCTAGCATTGGATCATCCAGATGAGCGAGCACTGGGGCTTCATTTGCTTCGATTTGCTGAGGTAACACATGCTCATTAGATACTACTTTCATATTTGACTTCCTTATCTGAGGTAACACATGCTCATTAGAAATGGTAACGTGATGAACAATTGCATAACACATGTGTGAACGATTTGCAGACGGTTGAGGAAGCTTGCACCAACTTGTTACCGAGCGTACTGTGCGAGTACCTCTACAGTTTATCTGACTACTACACCAAATTCTACTCTAATTGTCAGGTGTGCATTCCCAACATtctatgttttttatttgatatgttgATATTGGACTGTAGCTGCATAATCAATCAACCACCAGTCGATGGTCTCACTTTAAAACATGAATTTGTACAGGTAAATGGTTCACCAGAGGAGACGAGCCGTCTCTTACTTTGTGAAGCAACGGCCATAGTCATGCGAAAATGCTTCCACCTTCTTGGAATCACCCCTGTTTACAAGATTTGATGCATCACATCACAATTAAACTACTCAAAAGATGAAAGGTTTTTAATCCATTTTGACAATTTTCTGCACAATTAGTGAAAAGGCGTTCGTTAGCCCAAAAATTCTCACATTTTCTCATTTAGCTTGGGCAACTTGTATACAAATGAAATACAATGTTAAAACTGAACCCATAAAGTTTGTTTTTGTCATGTCATTGAACTGATTTTGGTGAATTATGAAAtggttttaaaagtttaatctTCAATTGGAATGGCTTGAGGATGTTCTTGTGGATTTCATGGAGATTGTGGCCTTTGGTCCATAGAAATAATCCCTTTTGCAACTTGAATTCATTCTTGATCCTCTTTTCTTCACGAGATCCTGTAGGCATGTGACATTTGCTAGAGATGTGAATGACTCAGATTTGCCTTCATAATACTTTGAAAGTCCTCCTTTCTTGACGTGTCTGTGAAAAAAGAACACGATAAGAATAcaaattgttaaatattttcCGTGTCAATagaaataacatcaaatcaaagtgAAGAAGCACATGGAGGGAGATTAATTACTTATGGATGGTATTTCAAATTCGAAACATAAACAGAAACTGAAACAATTTTGAGGACGAGATTAAAGAGAGGCCATTACATGATAGGGAGCTGAGAGATGAGGTCGGATAGATCGTCAAAAGCCCcatttgaagaagaagcatcCTCTGTTAAATCAGATGAACACATGGATATAGAG from the Camelina sativa cultivar DH55 chromosome 12, Cs, whole genome shotgun sequence genome contains:
- the LOC104730778 gene encoding uncharacterized protein LOC104730778; translated protein: MNVYDGFMISSTEEEGGFVGVSGSSSSISMCSSDLTEDASSSNGAFDDLSDLISQLPIIHVKKGGLSKYYEGKSESFTSLANVTCLQDLVKKRGSRMNSSCKRDYFYGPKATISMKSTRTSSSHSN